Proteins found in one Acipenser ruthenus chromosome 18, fAciRut3.2 maternal haplotype, whole genome shotgun sequence genomic segment:
- the LOC117963871 gene encoding legumain-like isoform X1 yields the protein MGCTENKGDSSMFVKTVALLGLALAVSAIPLEHPEKGKNWVVIVAGSNSWYNYRHQADACHAYQIVHKNGIPDEQIVVMMYDDLAQNEENPTKGIVINRPNGTDVYKGVVKDYIGEAVTPKNFLAVLEGDAEAVQGVGSGKVLKSGPNDHVFVYFTDHGAPGLLAFPSDDLHVKDLNKTITNMYKNNKYKKMVFYIEACESGSMMNHLPGNINVYATTAANSHESSYACYYDEKRETYLGDWYSVNWMEDSDVEDLTKETIIQQFKIVKSHTNTSHVMQYGNKTLAHMKVMQFQGNSHENSQPAAPISLPPIEDPDLVPSPDVPLAILKRKLMATNDISTAKRYLEEINSHLKVRELLKETMRRIVSVVTESKERTEQALADRLELTTKHDCYQAAVEHYKTRCFNWHSPTYEYALRQLYALVNLCEGGFPVNRIQEAMNKVCFASN from the exons ATGGGATGCACTGAAAACAA AGGTGACAGCAGCATGTTTGTGAAGACAGTAGCCTTGCTCGGCTTGGCCCTGGCAGTGAGTGCCATTCCTTTGGAACACCCAGAGAAAGGCAAAAACTGGGTAGTCATTGTTGCCGGTTCTAACAGCTGGTACAACTACAGGCATCAG GCAGATGCATGCCACGCCTACCAGATAGTCCACAAAAATGGAATTCCTGATGAGCAGATTGTTGTGATGATGTATGATGACCTCGCGCAGAATGAAGA AAATCCAACAAAAGGAATTGTCATTAATAGGCCAAATGGTACCGATGTCTACAAAGGAGTTGTTAAGGACTACATTGGGGAG GCTGTAACCCCAAAGAATTTCCTAGCGGTACTGGAAGGGGATGCAGAGGCAGTACAGGGCGTTGGATCTGGGAAGGTGCTGAAGAG CGGTCCAAATGATCATGTATTTGTTTACTTCACTGACCATGGAGCCCCAGGCCTCCTGGCCTTTCCAAGTGATGAT CTTCACGTAAAGGATCTTAACAAGACAATCACAAAtatgtacaaaaacaacaaatacaaaaag ATGGTGTTCTATATTGAGGCCTGTGAGTCTGGGTCAATGATGAACCATCTGCCTGGCAATATTAATG TGTACGCCACCACTGCTGCCAACTCCCACGAGTCCTCCTACGCCTGCTACTACGACGAGAAGAGAGAAACCTACCTGGGAGACTGGTACAGCGTCAACTGGATGGAAGATTCTGATGTT GAGGATCTGACTAAAGAAACCATTATACAACAGTTCAAGATTGTGAAGAGCCACACCAATACCAGTCATGTGATGCAGTATGGAAACAAG ACGTTAGCCCACATGAAGGTGATGCAGTTCCAGGGTAACTCTCATGAGAACTCTCAGCCTGCCGCTCCCATCAGCCTCCCCCCCATCGAGGACCCTGACCTGGTCCCCAGCCCTGATGTCCCCCTCGCCATCCTCAAGAGGAAACTGATGGCCACCAATGACATCTCCACTGCCAAGCGCTACTTGGAGGAGATCAACTCACATCTGAAG GTCAGAGAGCTGCTGAAGGAGACCATGAGAAGGATTGTGTCCGTGGTGACTGAATCCAAGGAAAGGACAGAGCAGGCTCTCGCTGACAGACTGGAGCTCACCACCAAGCATGACTGCTACCAGGCTGCTGTGGAACACTACAAAACACGCTGCTTCAACTGGCACTCGCCCACG TATGAATATGCTCTGAGACAACTCTATGCTCTTGTGAACCTTTGTGAAGGAGGTTTTCCTGTTAACAG AATCCAGGAGGCAATGAACAAGGTGTGCTTCGCTTCAAATTAA
- the LOC117963871 gene encoding legumain-like isoform X2, which yields MFVKTVALLGLALAVSAIPLEHPEKGKNWVVIVAGSNSWYNYRHQADACHAYQIVHKNGIPDEQIVVMMYDDLAQNEENPTKGIVINRPNGTDVYKGVVKDYIGEAVTPKNFLAVLEGDAEAVQGVGSGKVLKSGPNDHVFVYFTDHGAPGLLAFPSDDLHVKDLNKTITNMYKNNKYKKMVFYIEACESGSMMNHLPGNINVYATTAANSHESSYACYYDEKRETYLGDWYSVNWMEDSDVEDLTKETIIQQFKIVKSHTNTSHVMQYGNKTLAHMKVMQFQGNSHENSQPAAPISLPPIEDPDLVPSPDVPLAILKRKLMATNDISTAKRYLEEINSHLKVRELLKETMRRIVSVVTESKERTEQALADRLELTTKHDCYQAAVEHYKTRCFNWHSPTYEYALRQLYALVNLCEGGFPVNRIQEAMNKVCFASN from the exons ATGTTTGTGAAGACAGTAGCCTTGCTCGGCTTGGCCCTGGCAGTGAGTGCCATTCCTTTGGAACACCCAGAGAAAGGCAAAAACTGGGTAGTCATTGTTGCCGGTTCTAACAGCTGGTACAACTACAGGCATCAG GCAGATGCATGCCACGCCTACCAGATAGTCCACAAAAATGGAATTCCTGATGAGCAGATTGTTGTGATGATGTATGATGACCTCGCGCAGAATGAAGA AAATCCAACAAAAGGAATTGTCATTAATAGGCCAAATGGTACCGATGTCTACAAAGGAGTTGTTAAGGACTACATTGGGGAG GCTGTAACCCCAAAGAATTTCCTAGCGGTACTGGAAGGGGATGCAGAGGCAGTACAGGGCGTTGGATCTGGGAAGGTGCTGAAGAG CGGTCCAAATGATCATGTATTTGTTTACTTCACTGACCATGGAGCCCCAGGCCTCCTGGCCTTTCCAAGTGATGAT CTTCACGTAAAGGATCTTAACAAGACAATCACAAAtatgtacaaaaacaacaaatacaaaaag ATGGTGTTCTATATTGAGGCCTGTGAGTCTGGGTCAATGATGAACCATCTGCCTGGCAATATTAATG TGTACGCCACCACTGCTGCCAACTCCCACGAGTCCTCCTACGCCTGCTACTACGACGAGAAGAGAGAAACCTACCTGGGAGACTGGTACAGCGTCAACTGGATGGAAGATTCTGATGTT GAGGATCTGACTAAAGAAACCATTATACAACAGTTCAAGATTGTGAAGAGCCACACCAATACCAGTCATGTGATGCAGTATGGAAACAAG ACGTTAGCCCACATGAAGGTGATGCAGTTCCAGGGTAACTCTCATGAGAACTCTCAGCCTGCCGCTCCCATCAGCCTCCCCCCCATCGAGGACCCTGACCTGGTCCCCAGCCCTGATGTCCCCCTCGCCATCCTCAAGAGGAAACTGATGGCCACCAATGACATCTCCACTGCCAAGCGCTACTTGGAGGAGATCAACTCACATCTGAAG GTCAGAGAGCTGCTGAAGGAGACCATGAGAAGGATTGTGTCCGTGGTGACTGAATCCAAGGAAAGGACAGAGCAGGCTCTCGCTGACAGACTGGAGCTCACCACCAAGCATGACTGCTACCAGGCTGCTGTGGAACACTACAAAACACGCTGCTTCAACTGGCACTCGCCCACG TATGAATATGCTCTGAGACAACTCTATGCTCTTGTGAACCTTTGTGAAGGAGGTTTTCCTGTTAACAG AATCCAGGAGGCAATGAACAAGGTGTGCTTCGCTTCAAATTAA